The DNA window AGCAAGACCTGCGTATGCCTGGTGTTGAAACTATCAAAGGTTGTCCGGCTACTACGGGGCTGCTTGCAAAGTTGATCACCGACAAATACCAGTTCCATCTTCCGGTTGAGCGTCAGGTCGCGCGTCTTAAAATGATGGGTATGAACATCAGCAAATGTACATTAAACTTCTGGCTGCAGAAAGCAGTCAACAAGTTAACCAAATTAATGCCTTTTTTAAAGGCTTCGTTGCTTGCCCAAGGTAGCCATTTGTTTTGTGATGAAACCTCTGAAATGGTTTGTGTGGAAGATAGTGAAACCAAAGAATTTCATTATAGAAAAAAATATGTATGGGGCTTGGTAAATCCGATGCAAAAGTGCGTTTACTATTTATATGAGGCCGGCAGCCGTTCTCGCAAAGCGATATCCAATTTTCTTGGCGACTTCACCGGTTCTATGATGACGGATGGTTATAACGTATATCGCATGTTTGCCGATGGGAAGCCGGCAGAACGTATTCAATGGCAAGTTTGCTTTGCGCATGTCAGACGCAAATTTGTTGAAGCTGCCCTGGTGGATGAACGATCGCAATGCTTCGTCAATCTGATAGGCAATCTTTATTGGATTGAAAGCATGATAAAACTCAAGCATCTGTCTGCTGAAGAAATCCGGAAAGAAAGAAAAGAAAAAGCCACTTCCATATTGATTGAGTTAAAAACGAGGTTGCAACAGATTGCAGATGATCCATTGACAGTTTACAGTGAGTCACTTCGAAAAGCGGTTACTTATGCACTCACTTTCTGGAAACAGATCACTTTGTATATAGAGCATGGTGATTGGAAT is part of the uncultured Bacteroides sp. genome and encodes:
- a CDS encoding transposase: MLRTLRTTQASLKETQRALNDSTDQNRNLSSEMVKYMEFYMDERKQRESLESENRQMKKLLKLYQSNGAAAEEAKIIKGKHFGRSSEKGKTPSADVDREEEKQDFDGTNPPKNMDSVVEPVTTKNNTVSKPGKQRIDHAKNTYGADDVVEHFSDVNVLPVGYRIIETRLVREFEHVEKVVEHRYHILRCVDGAGKIVDIYVPRDEQDLRMPGVETIKGCPATTGLLAKLITDKYQFHLPVERQVARLKMMGMNISKCTLNFWLQKAVNKLTKLMPFLKASLLAQGSHLFCDETSEMVCVEDSETKEFHYRKKYVWGLVNPMQKCVYYLYEAGSRSRKAISNFLGDFTGSMMTDGYNVYRMFADGKPAERIQWQVCFAHVRRKFVEAALVDERSQCFVNLIGNLYWIESMIKLKHLSAEEIRKERKEKATSILIELKTRLQQIADDPLTVYSESLRKAVTYALTFWKQITLYIEHGDWNEY